The following proteins come from a genomic window of Lachnoclostridium phytofermentans ISDg:
- a CDS encoding SPFH domain-containing protein — protein MAIVEVVKYDGAPNVFAWKYPNNELGTWTQLIVNESQEAVLFKGGKALDVFGGGRHTLETANIPLLNNIINLPFGRRSPFSAEVWYVNKVYSLNIKWGTTSPIQIQDPKYGIFIPVRSYGQFGIRIEDSKKFLIKLVGTLNVFDDNNILQYFRGLYLTMAKDTISSYLIQKKISVLEINAYLDEMSNYIVERIKPTMDEYGIGLTNFYVNDINVPEEDTAVKKLKDALAKRAEMNIIGYDYQQQRSFDTLESAASNQGGVSSGIMGAGMGLGMGINVGNAIGTQFGSVSNALNTKGGNKKECVKCHAAIEAGTRFCPSCGNDTSKTESENSNTIKCDNCGAFYSANTKFCPECGNRYNPCPNCKADIPDGATNCSSCGYELPIPCPGCGNLVHSKKHKFCPECGTPLVKKCPKCETVIEGSPKFCPECGEKLS, from the coding sequence ATGGCAATCGTTGAAGTAGTTAAATATGATGGAGCACCGAATGTGTTTGCATGGAAGTATCCAAATAATGAATTAGGAACCTGGACGCAATTAATTGTAAATGAATCGCAGGAAGCTGTTCTGTTTAAAGGTGGTAAGGCATTAGATGTTTTCGGAGGTGGAAGGCATACACTAGAAACTGCAAATATACCTTTATTAAATAATATTATTAATCTCCCCTTCGGACGAAGGTCTCCTTTTAGTGCTGAAGTATGGTATGTAAATAAGGTTTACTCTTTGAACATTAAATGGGGTACAACATCTCCAATACAGATACAGGATCCTAAATATGGGATTTTTATACCGGTTCGTTCCTATGGGCAATTTGGTATCCGTATAGAAGATTCTAAGAAGTTCTTGATAAAATTAGTGGGAACATTAAATGTGTTTGACGATAATAACATTTTGCAGTATTTTAGAGGACTGTATCTGACAATGGCGAAAGATACCATTTCTTCCTATCTCATTCAGAAGAAGATAAGTGTATTGGAAATCAATGCATATCTTGATGAAATGTCAAATTATATAGTAGAGCGGATCAAGCCGACTATGGATGAGTACGGTATTGGTTTAACAAATTTCTATGTAAATGATATTAATGTACCAGAGGAGGATACAGCAGTAAAGAAGCTAAAGGATGCTTTGGCCAAGCGCGCTGAAATGAATATTATAGGTTATGATTATCAACAGCAGCGTTCCTTCGATACGTTAGAGAGTGCAGCAAGTAACCAAGGTGGAGTTTCATCCGGTATTATGGGTGCCGGGATGGGATTAGGAATGGGGATCAATGTGGGAAATGCAATCGGTACCCAGTTTGGCTCTGTTTCAAATGCATTGAATACAAAAGGTGGTAATAAGAAGGAGTGTGTAAAGTGCCATGCGGCGATTGAGGCAGGTACTCGTTTTTGCCCTTCTTGTGGGAATGATACTAGTAAAACGGAATCTGAGAATAGTAATACGATAAAATGTGATAATTGTGGGGCGTTTTATTCCGCAAATACGAAATTCTGTCCGGAATGCGGAAATAGATACAACCCATGTCCTAACTGTAAAGCAGATATACCGGATGGTGCAACCAATTGCTCTTCCTGCGGATACGAATTACCGATTCCTTGTCCGGGATGCGGTAATCTTGTTCATAGTAAAAAGCATAAATTCTGCCCAGAATGTGGTACTCCTTTAGTAAAGAAATGTCCAAAATGTGAAACTGTAATTGAAGGCAGCCCTAAATTCTGTCCGGAATGTGGAGAAAAACTAAGTTAA